The following coding sequences are from one Manis pentadactyla isolate mManPen7 chromosome 13, mManPen7.hap1, whole genome shotgun sequence window:
- the LOC118936075 gene encoding olfactory receptor 14I1-like yields the protein MDNLTIFTEFLLMDVSSSRELQILQGLIFLVIYLGALAGNLLTFTIIFVDPHLHFPMYFFMGNLSLRDFGYISVTVPKSITNSLMGHKVISLRACTAQTFLYIFFGSAEFFFLVVMSYDRYVAICHPLHYGSTVNPRFCTQASCGAWASGLVYSAVHTGTMFSHPFTKSNVIHQFFCDVPQIMSIASKAVQFSEFVALAVSACIVLLGFVILFASYVHIFSTVLHMHSVDAQNKALSTCSPQIATLTLFIISGWFACLGPVSNSPSIQTLLTAMFYSMVSPLVNPIIFSLRNREIKSAVHRMLKKAFQFHRSNFIS from the coding sequence ATGGACAACCTCACCATATTCACAGAATTCCTCCTGATGGATGTCTCAAGCTCCCGAGAGCTCCAAATCTTGCAAGGTTTGATATTCTTAGTGATTTATCTGGGTGCCCTGGCTGGAAATCTACTGACATTTACCATCATCTTTGTAGATCCACATCTTCACTTCCCCATGTACTTTTTTATGGGCAATTTATCCCTTAGAGATTTTGGATACATCTCCGTTACTGTTCCCAAATCCATCACAAATTCTTTGATGGGTCATAAAGTGATTTCTCTTAGAGCATGTACTGCTCAGactttcctatatattttctttggatctGCAGAGTTCTTCTTCCTTGtggtcatgtcctatgaccgctatgtcgccatctgccaccctctgcaCTATGGGTCCACTGTGAACCCCCGTTTCTGTACACAGGCGTCATGTGGTGCatgggccagtgggctggtctatTCTGCTGTCCACACAGGGACCATGTTCAGTCATCCTTTCACAAAGTCCAATGTGATTCACCAGTTTTTCTGTGATGTGCCTCAAATTATGAGCATAGCATCCAAGGCTGTGCAGTTTTCTGAGTTTGTGGCCCTTGCTGTCAGTGCCTGCATTGTATTACTTGGCTTTGTCATCTTATTTGCCTCATATGTTCACATCTTTTCAACCGTGCTGCACATGCATTCTGTGGACGCCCAGAACAAAGCTTTGTCCACCTGCTCCCCCCAGATAGCTACACTCACTCTGTTTATAATTTCTGGATGGTTTGCTTGCTTAGGCCCTGTTTCAAACTCACCAAGCATTCAAACCCTCCTCACAGCCATGTTCTACTCCATGGTGTCCCCCTTAGTTAACCCCATCATCTttagcctgaggaacagggagattAAGTCTGCTGTGCATAGAATGTTAAAGAAAGCTTTCCAgttccacagaagcaattttatttcttaa